ACTGCATTTATCAAGATAATGgtgacatttatttttttaaagatttgaaATCTGATTTCTGTCTCGAAAAAATGTCAATACGATTCAATACACGTCACACATTTTGTTGCTGTTTATAAGAACATTTTTGTGTCGAAAATTGAATGGACTTAAAATCGCTGAAAAACACTTCCGTATATACAGTGTATATACTCCATCACACTATTGATTCAGCCAGAGAAGCCTAACATCGATTTCTGAAATGTACCCATATGAGTGTGTCATGAATATGACGTCATTGACTTCAACTGGCGAATCAGAATAGAGAATTGCTGAAATCACCAAATCACAAATATCAGACGTTATAACACTCTAGTTATATGTGAAAAATACTATGATACAATGTGCACAAGTGTTTTAATATCTTCCTAATATTTTAGTTCCTATAATTTGAAACTGTCTGTGTTCCACGTTAGATCCGACAGACATCTGTTGATTGGGCTGCTGACCTCCAACATAGACGTCCATCATACCTGAAAAGGGGAGACAATAAACATGTactaggtcaaggtcaaggtcaaggtcacaatcAAATATAGTCATCTGTAAGAAGACTTTAATGGTATGTAAAGGTGTGTTAGCTTTTACGCCGCGTTTTAGcaaaatgcatgtatatatcAAGGCCTGGGACACTCGAACTGGGATTTACAATTTGACTCCAGGAGGAAATTGAAAAAGATCAACGCTACCCTACGGTCCTTGGAATACATGGTTAGCTGTGGTATGTAATTCCAAGTGTTGAACATAAACACCAAAATAACCAAGTGACAAAACCAATATTTGCACCTGGTGGAAGTATTTGAAGTGCGTGCGAATCTACATAAAAGGACAGAAGGAGATATCGCTTTTGTATTTTGCTATAATGAAAGGGATTGTTCGAGCATGGGGTAACACCGCTTCACCATtgttccagcaatttcacggctggggacagtaatgtgcttcacacagtgtagccatgtggggaatcgaaaccgtatcttcggcgtgacggccGAATGCTTAAACCTTTTGCTTTAAACCAAATGGAGAATGACTACCCACTGTATTCCATGTTTTgtccgccatatagatggaaaatTGCTGAACAAACCAAATCATGTTAAAAACCGTGGCATATCACTTGCCTAGACAAAACCTGATAGTACAGTATATATTCTTTTATTTAGACCTGTGACAGTGTCACCAGCAGGTTACATAGGCAGACAGTTAATGTGGACGATAGACAACATATGGAAGGACTCTCGTCATACACCATGACACTTTGACATCCGTGGCTCATATTGTGTAAGTAGCATTTCTTTAACTCTTGGAGAAATATTGTGTGAAAAACATATGAGACTTTTGCAAACTTTAGATTGCTAAATACGATGCTGATTTATTTActgaatatttactttttgtgtatttgactacgactacgactacgactactcctgctgctgctgctgctgctgctactgttactactactgctgctgctgctgctactactgctactactactactgctgctactactactactgctgctactactactactgctgctactactgctactactgctgctgctgctactactactactactgctactgctgctgctactactactactagcacTAATACTATAACTACTAATAACACTAACGCTCCCACTGCTACCATTACAACAACCACCACCCCCACTacgtactactactactgctactactactactgttactgctgctgctactactactactgctgctactactactactagcacTAATACTATAACTACTAATAACACTAACGCTCCCACTGCTACCATTACAACAACCACCACCCCCACTACGTACTAcaagtactactactactgttactgctgctgctactactactactactactactactactactgctgctacacTACTACTAGCACTAATACTATAACTACTAATATCACTAACGCTACCACATTAGaacaaccaccaccactacgTACTGcaagtactactactgctgatcCACAGAGCAAAACACGATGACATACCTGGGAGAACCACCCATTCATCGTTATCGGTCCACACGGCCATGCTGCGGGGATCCACTGTAAATTCATTGACTACCGACCCGTTTGAAATAATGAATCTCCTGGTAAAACCAACCAACTGAATCCTGGGAACCGGAAGTGAAGAATTTTGCCATGACATATACACCTGAGACACCTGGAAGGGAAAAGGAATACCACGCACTTGATTTTTAGATATTCTTAACTTTTAAACATAGATTATTCACTATAGCTATCTCAAATGCGAAGATCGTAAATACGATATCACTTGTATCACGGTTCATTGGTTACCCTTTGCGACATTTCGGGTGATTCCGTCAGTGGGTCACGGAAAGGGCCGAGCAACTATGCGGTGAAGAACATTTGCAAATATATCATTTGGGTTTGACCCCACGTTGTTTCTTTTGCATAAGCTGGCACCGCATTGTACCTGCAAAAGCATCAGGTTTTTACGGTCAGTGTGGAAGATATCTGACCAGATAATTACGTTTGCACCACCAAATCGTGTGACCTTCCGTTCATTGCGACACGGTTATTCTGTAGCTCTGAGCTCCCCTATTTAGAATATATTCAGCCAGAAAGATTATTTTAGGACAGAACCTGGTCTGTGTATAGTGTATACCCACTAACCTCATCAGCGTCATACGACCCCGTGTTGTAGACGGTGACACTACACCACAGCCCCTCCCCAGCCATGACGGTGATGTCGCAGGTAAAGTCATCATATCTGAACGTGGTGTACGACAAGCCGTAGCCGTAGGGAAAGGCAGGCTCTCCATCGAAGAACCAGTATGTCCGACCAGCCATGGAATAGTTCACCATCGGAGGAATCTGCAAGATAACATTCGTTTGCTAAATAACAACATGGCCAAGCGTTGACTGATACCAATTAAACATATTCATCTGGGAATCATTGTTTGGATTTGAAATATCAAATGTAACATCTACAGTCCGAAacgacagaccgccgccatacagctagaatgttgttgagtgcggcggaaaactgaagtcgctcactcattcactcactcacctcacctcacctcacctcaactcaactcactcactaactcactcactcactcactcactcactcactcactcactcgtgaagGTACGGGGTACACTAGCCCcaagcaactcatgcttgccgtaaaaggcgtgtatgtttgtcgtaagtggagactaacgggatctgggtACCCGGCAGGATTAGAAGATCATACCGTGTACCCAGTCATTGCAGTAGCATGACGATGTTTGTTCTACAACAGCAGTATGCAGCTGCGTGTCCCTTCTAGTATCTATCTGGtagaccagtgaagatccgagttagaattggtcttcgcaGATCGATGagcatgctgttggtcactggattgtctggtccagactcgattatttacagacagccgccaaatgactggaatattgctgagtgcagcgtaaaactaatctcactcactcactactactgctactactttaTCTTGCTGTTGCCGCTACTGCTATCaccactgctgctactactgctactactggtactactactactactactggtactactactactactactactactactactactactgctactgctgctgctgctgctgctgctaccatcACTACTATTTCTACTACCAGTCGCATCATTTATGATCCAAAACTCATCAAGGGCTCTACGGTGGCGGTTCTATACGAAAATCAAATTTCAATTTGTAATTAATATCTTAAAGTTATTAATGAATTCGTCTAAGTGACTAAAACGATGCTGTATTCTCCATGCACTTTACCTGTGTGTCACTGCTTGGCCACGTGTAGGGCAGTCTGGCTGCAGGGACTGAGCCAACCCCCGTGTTTGTCAGAGAGGCAAAGATAGCGTCGCCCGCAGCCTGAGCCGGATAAAAACATTCTATTATGGCAACAACACGTGGGTTCGCCACCGCCCATCCAATCTCAACAGGTCCGCCATTAAAGAGGAGAAGGACGACCGGCTTATCGGCTGTAACATGATAACGAGTTATGATTAACGAGTTATATGAGACTGATGCCCAGTACACTTGTTCCTGCATAAATCAGTTACAGTTATTAttataaatgtgtttttgcAGAATCCTGTAAGTGAAATCCTTGAAGACGAATACATTTATTTCGCGAGATTcggtattttcattattttgatacatatttacacagTTTATTACCTACGATGATCGTGGTTCTGAATACAATGTAAAGATGCATTGTAGTTAGTGCAAGCCAGACCATATCCTGACCGACGTTCACGAATCGGGATCGATGCTGTTGAAGATGACGGTTCAGGTCAAGACCAGTGAGAGGTACACTTTGATACGGAGGATAGTAGACGAACATGTGAATGAgtcactttagttttacgccacacgcagcaatattccagccatgtggcggAGATCTGTAAACAATGCGGATTCCATACAAGACAacccagagatcaacagcatcgatcttcgcaactgaAGAACgctgacgtgtgtcaaccaactgATGCGACCATGACcccccgataccgttagtcgcctcttacgacaagcgtgggtgaCAGAAGATCtgttctaatccagatcttctctgttctaatccagatcttctcAGGTAAGATGACCATGTAAATGTAGCTGAAGACTATGAACAGATATGTACATGGTGGTCATGGTGTCGATGTTGACTTAGATGAAAAGGTAAATGTCACTGTGAGACAAGTTGGTGCAGAGGTTAATGCTGATATCGATGTTTTCGTCACTGGAAATGGACGTGAAGAACGTATGACCAGTCCACTAGCAACAGTATTTGCTGTTCTAGGTGTTGTATGTGATGTTGATGCGTAGATGGCGCAGGTGCTGTAGGTAATGTAGATGATATCTCACTGTTGTTGACGACGTCCTGTAAAAGCTGCAGTTGCTGTCCCGGCAGAGAAATGTTGTGTCGGTCATGCCCTTCAGACTCTATAGCTGGACCTGTAGGATATACCCTATTGTCACTTTAGATCACTGACACAGTTGTTCTGAAGTCGCACTCATTAATATGACAGTTTCGTCACGGTGTCGTGAAAGTATTttagtctggagcagacaatccagtgactgatagcGACGTCGTTACAGGATCACATatctgacctcccgatcctcGCATGTTACGACAACCATTCGTTAACCGTTGAgaacaaacacaagttgtaactggTCCAACTCGAAAGAACAAAGGAGGAAACTGGAGAGTTGTGCCCTTTACACATGACATAAGTTGCTGCGAATTTCACACCTGTTCCTAGGCACACGAACACCACGTCAGCTCCTTGCAGCGCCTTTACCACGTCCCCCTTCCTGTAGTCCGTGCAGAAGGTGCTGGAACAGCCTGCAGCGTGGGTGGCCATGGTGCCCAGTCTGACCAGTCCGGACAGAGGGGAGCTGATGTAACGGGGGTCAGGACTCGGGGCGTAGTCACCAAACACCTGCTGGCTGTCATTTGCCATAGGGCCTACTACCTGGAAAAGAATCCTGAGACTTTGTATTGAACACTAAAGTCATTCTCCATTATACTGCTGAGCAATAAGCAGATTCTCACACCTCTTCATTCAAAGCGTTGAATTGATGATTCtgaattatatattttgaaactcTTAAAACTTCATATTAGAATGCTCTTGAAAACTTTGATGCGTATCTGTCCGACACTTTAATCATAAACTAGTTCCTGTAGGATGATCACAAACTCGTTTCTGTAGAATAATAGTCATAGCGTTTTCCTGTAACATAGTTGTGATCTCCTTCCTGTAGTATGACCATAATCTTGATCAGTCTTGCAAAATCTTTCCTTCACCACGATAATAAACTCGTTCCTGTGGCATATCATAAACCCGTTTTTTGTAGATAATCCCGTCGTTTTAGTATAGTCCTAAACCTGGTCTTCAACAAAACCCTAAACTGGTTCCTGCAGCAATACCCTAAACTCTTTCGAGTAGTCAGTATGCAACTCACTGCGACGTGGGTGTAAAGTGTCTTGATAGGTAGAAAAGTATTGGTATTTTTCAGAAGAACAAATGTCTTGGCCGCTGCCTCTACAGCCAACTGTCGGTGTGTGGAGCTCAACACGACGTCATCAGTGTCAAGGTAGTTGTAAGGGTTCATTTCCGGTGGGTCGAACTCTCCAAGTCTAAGTCTGGTGTAGAGCAGACGTTTCATGTTTTCCCTGACCAACGTCTCGCTGACCTTGTTCTGGTGTATAGCATCAACTGTGAGTAATTACAAAGGTACtccaatattttgtttatttccacattcaacaatatttcagcatttcGACGTCGGTCCGaagatccagtgattgacatcatgagcagctATAGTATATGGTGACATACATCCCGTCAGTGTGCTTGAACAACGTTCTTGTTATCATGTTCACCAGACAAAATATGTTCGGGATATTGACATTTTTAGGATTGATATTTGtctgtcaatgaataaataaatcattatttatactttgaaaatttacatatattcctaactatttttgtccagtatatcaACATGCCGTGTTTCGATAATGACTATTACCTTTACCGACTGTAatcatgttttcattgtttttcagctggggcggtggggtagcctggtggttaaagcgttcgctcttcacactgaagacccgggtccgATTCTCCATAAAATGTGAGAATGTGtgggcaaaatgtgtgaaatacatttctggtgtgccccgccgtgatCTTGCCAGAATATTACCAAatgaggcgtaaaaccaaattctcTAACGCAGTCACTCCTTTTGATCTCGTCTTCAGTGTATCAATTGATGACTTGCTTTGAAGATACTCATCATATTGACCACTGGTTTTCCGGTCCAGATTCGACTTTTTACTGaccgctgctatatagctggaatactgcgtcgtcatacttaactcactcactcactttgtttgATATCACAATACCACATATCATAGTTGAGTGAGGTGGATTTCCCGCCGATTTGAAAGGTATTTTATTCATATCATGCCATGTCTGCTGAATGTTGGAAAGACTGAGTTTACGTTACCGAAATTCGAACCCAAGGTACCAACAACGCTGCAGTATATTCTCTTCAAAGAGAAATAATAGCGGTATTTACCATCCCATGCTGCTACTTACTGATGGAGTTATAGACCCTTGTGTCACCGCCCTGCACCTCCAGGCCACATCCGGCGTTCAGACAGCCTGCAGCTGCGTCGACGGTGTTGTTGAAGTAGTGCTGAACGTTGATACTGGTGAGAAGAGCCCCAGCATCTGAAGCTACGTAGCCGGTGAAGTTCCACTCCCCTCTCAGTATGTCAGTCAGCAGCTTCTTGTTGGCGCAGGCGGGGATACCGTTGATGCTGTGAGAAGagaaaatgtctagatattctGTAAATTGCTGGGAGTATGGCCATTTCCTGCTACACGGATGAATGTGCTTTGAGAGAATTGTTAACTGTCTAAACATATATGACATAGAATTAGCAGTCAGATTCAATAAGGTTTTGCTCTTACAGGTTATATGCGCAGTGGAGGCCGAATGATCCAGCTTCTGCGCATTTCCGGAAGGGAGGTAGGAAGTAACTTCTCCAATCCCGTTCTGAAACCTAGATGGAACTCCTAAGTAACCATCTCATCAGTCACTTGTGGCTCATGCAGAAACGTTGTCAACCTTGGTCATCAAGCTGTTGGAAGGGTTTTCGCCCAAAAAATGTTACAACATGGAACTTTTTGTCACGTGGCCTTGAACTTGGCATTAAGGAACTAAAGCAAGAACTGGTCAGTTCTCTGTCGGTATAATTTATCCAACAGTGGTATCTTTGTTACATTGTGTGGAAGGATATTTCAGAGGACTTACACTAGAATTCTGTCACAGATCCAGTCTTGCACAAACAGGCACACTCACGCACACTTGCATGCATGTTATCCTACCTCATTTCAATTTCAGACGTGAAGTGCATTTATTAGAGACCATTCCTAATTTATGAATAGGAGAGGGGAGTAATGTGGAATGTGACTGTACAAAATCCGCCCCCTCATCTCATTTCATGTACAAAATAGATGACATCCGATTCAGTGAATGTCTATCTAAAAAGCATCATTATGAAAATCAAAATAGGTAAAACTGAACCTGCTTTAGACTGCAAGTGCTGGGATGATGCAGCATATGATATACACAAGTACAAAGAAAGATTAATGTCGTTGCGTACAAGACGACGACTGTTTTTCCATCAGAGGCGTCTACAACATATACATTTCTGGAATGGAATGAGATTAAGTAAACCGACCACACCTTTGCATCAAAGTCGTGTCTACTGACGGGCCAGTCTTCTGGGCCTGCGGACACGTCGAAGTGTTTACAGGCGGAAGCAGTTCTCACATAGCGTGGGTGGCTACCATGGAGACCCTTCACGTGGTGGTATCCCATCTCCCCAGCATGGTAGGGGTCTTCACTTAGCGTCTCCTTAAATTCACGTTCGTTTGTAAAGACACAATGCTTGCTCATCTCTAGAATGCAGATTGGGTGAACGTAGCTATACTCttggtatttgtttgttttatttgttttgtttgtgaatgagtgagtttagttttacgccacaccctgcaatatcccagctatatgacggtctTGGTAACTTCGAGTcaggagcagacaatccagtgatcaccagcttgagcatcaatctacgcaaccgggatttgatgacatgtgtcagagaCCCTGATCACACTATcatcttttacgacaagcatgggtagtagtatagggaatgggggttctggaccactttcaagaaatgtctctacaacaccttatttactaaataagacgttggtgggccccttagctcttgctactattacccctactacaaaaaagttggcggtaattactgtgccttggtaggaggtaacactgtgacgtacggtacgatcaatacacgtttatatcaatgaagcagtttaacgtgaaccgcctacgatctctttggtgttcataataaaggcttgttgggctttttgtatcccctgtgctatgtactttttttctcgtcctcgctgatagcagacttacgagacttggatcgaatatcttgtttcattccgttatattttttgagttcagagaggattgaacgaaactcctcttctgagatcttactatcagagagtgccgtggaaatacgctcactaactgtgttcagttttgcttcggccagaaccctgatctcgtcgtgtttcaatgccttacgatgcagtctgcgtgataccaacttaagcgccaaccctaacacccccgctatcccagctgttatttcaaaacctagcactataggtgcagccacgatggtggttaacaacccaacacctgcagcCCCTAGTCCcgtgctggttgccataagggcagtgtcagccccgtccacgatattgaaagctctattgtacttcttacatagtgctttccgcgtgtcacggtcttgttctagttgacgtttcacatcacataactgcctcaagcggaacccatctacagtttccaacgtcttcgctacttcctctacgactgggtacagacccatcctataatatatattatgaaagatattttaattgggtttcagttaatactcttcCAATGTATTtaaagtctacaagttctatacgagtagtcagggtaataggtgagaggctaatatactttcctgttgtaataaaaaccccactgagatttattaagcggtttataggacccccgtgggtatcccgttgtataacaatacgacaatatttgtttgtgtgttcgtcaaaccagtgtattgacaccccgggtaaaatttggtgtactcttgaggtgttttcattacctaaaaatacaaagaagacttctatgatgagtgtgaaaggggagaatgTATCAAGACTTATGTTAGGAGTATAATTGATAAATGCTAATTTATTGTCTTCTCCAGGCCTTAAACTACTTTTTTCGGTCTCAGTAGTTGCTATGAATatcctctccggaatgaaatccccggtccagataccgttgttcctaatcttagtgacaaATTTTGTATCTgtatctattgtgatataaggtgaggcgagtgttaagttgatcagccatttaggctcttttaaatctgataacggcaccagtctgtacacgttgtctttgaagtgtaggacgtataattcatcttcctcaccaggctgatcgaatccctctgtatctcctaggtcgttaagcgtggTGTTGggtcgatgactggtcattattatattattacgatataatttccaactggttttttgataataattcaggggtgaacttcatacccatgaagtgtatgttggcaggcaggaagatattggttagtgatatcttgttttccacgatcacgttgaccccctgcagactggtgttggagtcggtacccacccgcacgtaaacattgcaaacttgatactggtgtcgtttcacccacccgagtttgatccccttcacgatctcgatattattccccgatggttcccctaggtagactttgatgatcagtgttgagtttgccggtagactctctagtatactgaccacgccttcgaattcagacaccaactgcaatttcacgttttgtatggtcggtttactcgatagcatatgagctgccatagtgtcgagtgggctgatgactatgctacgtctctgagttgggacgtaagccacgagtatggttccattgttcacgactttgtttaggtggttgtctttgttatccgtgaacacgtagggagagacgagtctaatattgagaaaccagtcgtcgttatcgggtaacaacacccacttgtcatcttcggtgaagacgagcatatatggcttgtttcgggcgacggtagtgctctcaacatcgtctaagtcgaacagtttacccccgaacgatgggtatattatccagttattatcaccggtgttgacaagggagtacttagtgtttactgttgctcttgtggtatctatcatatcacttagggctccactggaggggatttcaacgcgtttgtaaatgttgtttttcagttgcaaggcgtacgatgtaccatctactccgggagcgtcgaaaccgcgcgtgtctccgaggtcggagatcccgatattgacgcattttttaactccgggtccttgtgcgctggtcattttacatgaagcgttaagctgaggtatcctatatttacaggattatgatttatatctaacaccgatattgtcagctcaggtatgttgccctgggttaatttttttatactgccgtggtgaaaacgactcggttctaccgtcgttgtatttctcagttttcaccggcactgctctcagtatagtggaagggtgacctccttgaatgttgtccgttgtgctcacctgactgagatgaatgtacagctctcggtacggtactaggtcgggtaacttcgtgcctgtgacggttgttgttggttttatctcatcaggagacataccgagtatcctcgctaatggtcggcctagcctcaaggggtttcttccgttgttgattaacaccactgtgccgtttgagtcgttcatcttgagttcggctccaaggggtttgaagacctcgtcgtttagagagcacacgctgtagtagccgtcagttatctggctgcgagttccactgacgaacagcttattgttgctgatattgatgttagtccattgcggtaggtaggtgatatcgcagagtgcgacttcgagttgacctgacgtgttatcgatcgcgtgcgtcagctgaacagcctcaccgctcgttattcctggaagtgttatgtacatgttagagtatatacactcattatataagagttttaaaatgttgttttaccctaaactggacgtagatttctccccgatgaagatcgtggttgctcctgagttgtatttcaatgcccagcttttagatgtgttcgataagtataagctttcggtgactaacatcaaggcagtccacgcttggttcaacaaccctatgcagttctggcagaatcaattaaactttgctgtgtggtgcgctacaacagggtgtggtgtgacattgaccgacactcgacgtggaccgctgagtcagtctgtgttcaagttccacgtgtactaccaggtcagacgtatccttaaagagatcagcgcccccctcccacaggacaaagcgtgggacgcaacaaacaacccgtatgatagacgggtctacgaacgtatttgcaatgaattcgaaataaaccctaagacggattggcgtttgccggggctgaaccacgggttgggtattccttacagcgatgggctctcagtaaaagcatttaagaaagatttactaacaaactttatgaaacgaaaaatgtttagtactgagaattttttccatgcattagatgatattgttcctaaacctaccaaatatggaccgaaaccagtg
The window above is part of the Haliotis asinina isolate JCU_RB_2024 chromosome 1, JCU_Hal_asi_v2, whole genome shotgun sequence genome. Proteins encoded here:
- the LOC137278151 gene encoding uncharacterized protein, which gives rise to MERFASVILLSSLICITSSDIPFRNASLPWQVRVEDVVGRLTIQEIQAQLASGQGATPPISRLGIGEYSWWTNCGRGDVGQNATAFPQAIGIGASFDKDLIYRVAEASSTEVRAYYNHFVKIGSMGIHQALSCWNPNMDLYRDPRWGRGPETLSEDPYHAGEMGYHHVKGLHGSHPRYVRTASACKHFDVSAGPEDWPVSRHDFDAKVSERDWRSYFLPPFRKCAEAGSFGLHCAYNLINGIPACANKKLLTDILRGEWNFTGYVASDAGALLTSINVQHYFNNTVDAAAGCLNAGCGLEVQGGDTRVYNSIIDAIHQNKVSETLVRENMKRLLYTRLRLGEFDPPEMNPYNYLDTDDVVLSSTHRQLAVEAAAKTFVLLKNTNTFLPIKTLYTHVAVVGPMANDSQQVFGDYAPSPDPRYISSPLSGLVRLGTMATHAAGCSSTFCTDYRKGDVVKALQGADVVFVCLGTGPAIESEGHDRHNISLPGQQLQLLQDVVNNTDKPVVLLLFNGGPVEIGWAVANPRVVAIIECFYPAQAAGDAIFASLTNTGVGSVPAARLPYTWPSSDTQIPPMVNYSMAGRTYWFFDGEPAFPYGYGLSYTTFRYDDFTCDITVMAGEGLWCSVTVYNTGSYDADEVSQVYMSWQNSSLPVPRIQLVGFTRRFIISNGSVVNEFTVDPRSMAVWTDNDEWVVLPGMMDVYVGGQQPNQQMSVGSNVEHRQFQIIGTKILGRY